GACAATAGGTGTATCTTCTGAAGAAGTTTCAAAAGTAAAAAGATACATTTCATTTAAACAGTTTGACTCTTCTTCCCCAACTCTGTCAATATCCAGACCTTCAACTAATATTGAGACCACAACTGAGGCAACAATAAATTCTATGCAGCCCAGCACCTCACCAAAAGATTCAAGTCAAAGTGTGAAGAATTACATCTATTTTAAACAGCATGAACGCCATTCCTCATCTCTGCCAGCGTCACCTACCTCAAGCAGGAAAGGTTTATCAGTAAAAAAGACTAAATACAAAAAACGATCTGATCAATCATACTATGGGAGTCATGACAGCCTTCCACTATACCATGTCCATCCTGTCTATAGATCAAGTATAAACAGAATGAATAGAGGCTACGATACTGATAGATCAATTTCCAGTGAAGATGAAGATCAATTTATGGAGTACCCAAGAAAATTAGAGATTACAATACCATCTGAGATGAACAGAGGATCCATCACACCAGATAAAATTACAGACAAAGTCCTCAACATTGACTTTGATAACACCTCTAGCAGCACAGATGTATTTGAGAAGAAACAAACTAAAGGTCTAATGAGACTAAGAGCATTAAGTGCACGACTGTTCAACAGACATGAACATGAAACAGATGAGAGGAGGTCACCAACTGGTCTGGATGTTGGAAGAACCAGTGGTGTCTCTATTAAAAAGCAGCCAAAGTTAACTAAGGAATCAACCACCAATGAAGACAGTCTATTCGAAAGGAGTTTATCCCTTGATCACTTACCAAAAGTGAAGAGATACCTTCAGTTCTCACACTCTGATTCCTATCTTCAAGTCCAATTACCATCACCTTCACCAACCACTGGGGTAGTCACACCTGACTTTATAGCGTCAACTGAGTCCAGGAGATCCAGTTTCTCATCTGAGGATGATGTCAAACAAACCACTGAAGATAAAAAATTTGTTGGACAAGTGGATGCATCTTATGAAGGACTTCCAAAGGTAAAAAGATACATTCAATTCTCACACACTGAACCTTACTCAACAACATTGCCCTTGAACAAACAAAGTATCTCAACTGAACTTGTGGCACAGCCTGAATCAAGGAGGTCAAGTACGTCATCTGAAGATGATATCAAACCTACATCTAATGAAGACAATTTCTTCAGGAAGATAGGCGTATCTCTCGATACAGTGCCACATGTTAAGAGATACATTCAATTCAGTCAGCCTAAACCTTACTCTCCAACTCTAAAATCTTTACCTGTTACAAGCAAGAGACCTGTGGTGGCAGTGGAGACAAGTTCAAGCACATCTGACAAGTCAGATGACAAATCTAACGCTACAGgaactttttttgggggggaaatAGGTCTTAATGCAGTACCAAAAGTTAAGCGGTATGTTCAATTTACACAGTTCAAATCTCGTTCTCCAACTCTGTCATCAGTTTCATCCTCCTCTACAAAAGTTACACCTAAGATAGATGTGAAAACTGAAGCTAAAATTGACAGATCCTCTGAAGACCAGGGTAACTTAACGCAAATAGAGTTATCTCCTgaaagtattaaaaaagtaaaaagataCATTCACTTCAAGCAGTCTGAACCTCACTCCCCATTATCACATTCTTTAACCAAGAAAGATGCTATACTGGAAACAAGGAGATATAGCTCATCCTCAGAAGATGATGTTCAACTGACAACCAACAAAGACAGTTTCTTCAGGAAAATAGGTGCGTCTTTTGATGGAGTTTCAAAAGTAAAAGGATACATCACATTTAAACAGTTTGATCCTTCTTCAGATACCACTTTAGATAAACTGCATGTCACACATGAGGTGAAAACCAAATCCGAAGCAAGGAGATCAAGCACTTCTTCTGAGGATGATGCCAAACTAACTGCTGAGGAAGACAATGTCTTTGGACAAACAGGAGCATCTCTTGATAGAGTGCCAAGGGTTAAGAGATACATCCAATTCACACATCCTGAAAGTCAATCTCCTGTGCAGACAACAACTGGTCTTTTATCTGAAAGAGTCAACGTATCTGTGATAGCTAAAGAAACAAGGAGATGGAGCACTTCATCCGAGGAAGATGTTAAACCATCTATTAAAGAAGATAATATCATTGGGGAAACAGGTGAATACCTTGCCGAAATACCCAAAGTAAAGAGGTACATTAAGTTCACACAGTCCGAACCTTATTCCTCTGATCTGTCGCTATTTCCCCCAAGCACAGTAAAATCCATAAAGGTGTCAAAAACAGAATACAGAGAGAGCACTTCATCGGAGGAGGATTTTCAGGAAGACAATAGCCTTGGGCAAATAGGAGCATCTCTTGAAAGAGTTCCAAGAGTTAAAAGATACATTGAATTCACACATCCTGAAAGTCAATTTCCTGCTCAAACAACTGCTCTCTCAGCTGAAAGAGCAAACATATCTGTGATAGCTAAAGAACCAAGGAGAAGCAGCACTTCATCTGAAGAAGATGTTAAACCATCTACTAACAAAGATAACATCACTGAAGAAACAAGTGAATATTTGGCCAAAATCCCAAAAATAAAGAGGTACATTAAGTTCACACAAGCTGAACAGCCTTCCTTGGATCTTTCACCATTTCCTCCTTCAAGCGCAGTAAAATCCGTTAAGGTGACAGAAACTGAACTGAGACAACCAGCCACCAGAGAGAGCAAGTCATTTGAGGATGATGTTCTGGAAGACATAGAGTTATCTCTTGATAGAGTACCAAGAGTTAAGAGATACATTCAATTCACACATCCTGAAAGTCAATCCCTTGCTCGGTCAACATCTGTTGTCTCAGCTGAAAGAGTTGGAATATCGGGGGTAGATCAAGATACAAGGAGATCAGTCACTTCATTTGAGGAAGATGTCACACTAACCGCTAAGGAAGACAATGTCTTTGGACATATTGGAGCATCTCTTGACAAAATACCAAAGGTTAAAAGATATATTCAATTCACAAAGCCTGAAAGTGAGCCTCTTGTTCAGACAACAACTGATCTTAACGTATCAGAAAGACTTGGAATATCTGGGGTTTTTCAAGAAACAAGATCAAGCACTTCATCTGAAGTTAATGTTAAGCCATCTACTCATGATGATAATGTCATTGTAGAAAGAGGTGAGTTTTTGGACAAAATACCAAAAGTAAAGAGGTACATTAATTTCATACAATCTGAACCTTCCCAGGGTTTTGCACCATTTCCTCTTCCAAGCACTGAAAAGTCCATAAAGGTGACAGAAACAGAATCAAGAGGATCTAGTACCTTAGTTGAAGATAATGCACAACCATCTCATAAGAAGAAGGAAGACAATGTCTTAGAGCAAACAGAAGCACGTCTTGATAGTGTACCAAGAGTTAAGAGATATATTCAGTTCAAACAACAATCCCCTGAGCAGTCAACAACTGGTTTATCAGCTGAAAGAGACAGAATATCCGAGGTCATTACAGAAACAAGGAGATTAAACATTTCATCTGAGGATGATGTCACACGAGCTGCAAAGGAAGACTATGTTGGTGGACATATAGGAGCTCCTTTTGATATACCAAAAGTTAAGCGATACATTCGCTTCACACATCCTGAAAGTCAGTATCCTGTTCAGACAACAACTGCTCTCTCAGATGAAAGAGTCAGTGTATCTGTGGTAGCCAAAGAAACAAGGAGACCAAGCACTTCATCTGAAGAGGATGTTAAACCATCTACTAATGATGCCAATATCGTTGGAGAAAAAGGTGAAACTCTTGACAATATCCCAAAAGTAAAGAGGTATATTGAGTTCACAAAATATGAACCTTATTCCTCAGACCAGTCACAACTTCCTTCTGCAAATGTTGTTAAACCCATAAAGGTGACAGCAACAGAATTAAGGGGATCCAGAACATCAGCTGTAGATGATGTACATCCAGCTACTAATGGAAACAAAACAGAAGCAAAGACACTTGGCAATTCATCTGATAATCTTGACAGAATACCAAGAGTTAAGAGATACATTCACTTCATACCTGCTGAAAGTCAATATCCTGCTCGGTCATCAACCTCTGTCTTAACTGAAAGTGTTGGAATATCTGGGGTAGCTCAAGAAACAAGGATATCTAACACTTCATCAAAATATGTTAAACCATCTTCAACTGATTATAATATCATTGGAGAAACAGACAAATCTTTTGCCAGTATCCCAAAAGTAAAGTACATTCAGTTCACACAATCAGAACCTCATTCCACGACTGTGTCTTCATTTCTTAGTTCAAACACAGTAAAACCCATAAATATAGGGGAAGTGcaagaaaacaagaaatatAGCACTTCATATGATGTTAAACAACGAAGAAATCATGATGACAGTTTCTTTCAAGAAACTGGTGTATCTCTTGACAAAATCCCAAAGGTAAAGAGGTATGTTACATTCACAAAGAATGAACCTTCTTCTTCAACCAAATTAATGAAAAAAGATTTAACACCTACAACGAATGCAGACCTAGAAATCACATGGCCCGGTTTATCATCTGAGGTGTCACCTTCTGACTCAATGAAAAAACGGTctgcattaatattaaaaactgaATCTGAATCACGGACATCTGGATTTAGTTTCAAGGACAACATTATTACAAGAGAATCCTTGGACAGTTCAGTGGAACACACTGGCCTTAAGTCAAGTTTAAGCTCCTTGTCCATTGACAAACAATATGTAGGACATCAGGTTATGGATGTACAACCACCACAAGATGACCCACCAGCAGTTCCACAGACACCCCCACCTCCCCTGGAACAGAAAGATGCCAGAGAGTATCTCAGAGAAAATTCTGAAGTCCTTCAAAGGCTAGAACGCAGACGATTACTGCAGCAAAGAAGAATGGAAATGGACAAGTTCAACATTGCATCCCTATCCTCCATGCAACAAGAGGGCGACCAGCAGGACAAATCGCCTCGAGATTATGGAGGAGCGACACAGTTACAAACAGAACAAACTAACAGCAGTATCTCTGTAAGAAACACAACCACGTCCAGACACACAGAAGGAGCTGAAGCCCCCGTTTTACGGGGCCTCAAGACTAAGACTCCAAAGTATAAGGAATTTTTAATTTAGATAAAGAGTTCATTTTTAATAGCCAGACAAACAATGTTGTACAAATATGAGCTGATGCTTTCAAAACTGCAGCTTTGAGTATTGGGATTTGCTTTTTATAGAGTATTGTAAAtgctgtaatataattatacaaataacCTTAACTTTCAGTTTTTCATAAAAGTTATATTCTCTTTGCAATGAAACAATGTATATAAGAACGTGTATTGTATAAGATCATAAACACATGTTGATTTTATGAGTCATGATATGAAGTGGTAAAAAAATCCAGAGGGTATTAATTGCACTCAATGACAGGGGGCAATCCCCAGGATGACCCCAGAAGTTAGTCTTCTCTCTTTCAAAACATGAAATATAGAACTGATTAAAATGACTCCACATTTAGTTAATAAACCCCTTTATATATATTGAATGTAGAGGTTACAGTGAAAAcaaacacatatacacacatccatacatatatacagtcaGATGAGAATGCTCAACCCTCTGCATTACATACTCCCCCCACAAAAGCAACAGTCATAATGATACAGGGGAACTTGGAGCACAGGGAATTTTAAACCACAATTTCCCTCAGGCACAAACAGGTGGAGATTAATGGGATTATGACAAGTGTCTGTAGACATTTTCCAAATGGATTCTGGCCAGCATGCACAGCATACATAGACTGTTGGCTTTTTATTTGCTGAGTGAATACTTGATAAATAATTTATGGTTAGCAATGTTCATCTttcagagggggaaaaaaaaaacttttgttacccaaaatatgatttaataaaGTTGATAATGATTTTTTGTCTCTGTACTCTAATTCCTTAACATATAACAAAATTAGTATGTTTTCATGACATTGCAGATATACTGAAATGCTGCAGTCACTCATGAACATGGTTGTTTAGCACTTGGTGGAGATGGTGGAGGAGGCAATGCAGAGAAGAACATCTCAACAGATGAGGTTACAAGTGTGTTTAAGCTCTAAATACCATCACACAATCATGTTTTTCATAAAGCGTTAAGACTGCATGACCGCGGATACCCAAATTAAGCACAAAAAGTCCACTTCTACAAATagctgtacaaaaaaaaaaaaaaaaaaaaaaaagtgcgaaaaaaaaaaatgtacaaaaaggAAAAACCTCATTCATTCACAAAGACGGCTCTAACTGCAGAATGCatgcatgctttttttttcttgttcaaatgACAAGTTAGCTTCACGCCACAGCCATAGACAAAACTCGACAGTTTTACAAACATAACTAGAACGTTAAATATTTGCTAGGCATTGGTCACTATGGGTTAAGGTGATCATATTTGACCACAAGATCTGTGGACGAGGATGTGGCCAAAGGAGAGTCAGTGTTTAGGGCAGAATacctgtttttatatttttgtggcaattcatcacagaaatcaaaagtgcactttaacaGCTTTCTTACATCCTGTCTCTTTTCCATCACTTAGATTTATGTCttgtcattttaattacatgCACAGTATAGTTACATTGTAAAGGAATCAAATGATATAATTAATGCATTCTGCAGTCACTTTAAACCTGCTCACACTCCTCTACAAGATGGCCATATCTGCCACTGCCAGTGTCTATACACAATGGACATATGAGTCAGGAAAAAGATACTGGGCTCTATGTCCATGATAGGTATAGCCTCTGTGCTTCATGTTGCAAACAGTAAAGCTATTCTCATTGATCTTATAATCAATTTCAAAATTATAAGTGGTGAAAGGTATATTTATACCACAGGAAGTACTTACAGCAGAATGTCTCTGACACTCTTGCTTGTGGTGTGCTTTATTAAATGGCAACCAAGTGCAGTGAGActggtaaaaataaaacttatgGCATGGGTTGCTATGTAACTATGGTAACATGCTCTGAATGTCATTCTCCTCCAACATAAAAACTGTAGTAAACAGTGTTTGGACCACATCAGCAGAGTGACACTGTAAGCTATTTCCATTTTGAACCAAAAAGTCACTGATCTTCGGTAAAAAGTCAAGCAGGTGTTGTTCTTCCTTTCTCTGTCCTTCGAGGCCTAAATTACCTAAATGTCTTAAATCTTCAGACAGTATGGGAGTTTATACCTACCCTGCCTTGTGGAGAATCTGAATTCATTCTCCGTATAAGAGCCTATTCATTCACATTCACAACAATATGAAACATCACAGTGGGGTGGGAAGGCGGCTCCGAGGCTGGCCGTGTGCTTACCCACAATGCATTGTGGGCTATTGGGGGGCATTAGGTGGAGTCGGTGAGGTGCTGTTTCTCCAACACACAACCACCAGTGACCCTCCTATGGCCCCGGCTAAAAGGGCGacatacaaacatgtgcattGATAATTACATTCTATgcaaacactcacacactcaaGCCCTCACTGCCAGGGGCCACCATCAGtcttgtcccaaactcttcAGTTTTGATTTGTACTTTGTTTTCTAGATGTTTGTTTCAAAGCCGTTTCTGTCGTCATTGTCATGGTGATTGTTGGCGATTAGTTTCTAGTTGGTGATGGTGGTAGGCGTTGGGAAGCTGTCGCTACGACATCTCTCGATCTTTATACCATTCCACAAACTCATCCAACAGCACTGGCCCTGAGCAAAGAGAAAACTTAGTCAAAAGGCAAATCTGATGTACTTCCAGCTGCACTGTACAAAAGAATGATGGATGTCTTAATTGGGGTATAATTAGAAATATACAGGCATGTTAAAGTGTGGTTGCTTGTACTCACAGGCCCCGTCCTCATCATAGTTACTGAGATCAAGGTTGATAGTCCTACTGAATTCTAGAACATTGCACCATTGATCTTTATTTATAACCTTATACTTAGATTGCTGTGGAGGGATAAACatgtgaagaagaaaaaaaaaaaatgtcactgttaaaaatgtttttgacataGAACATGTACTGATTtgcaaatatacaaataaataccaGTCAAATGTTTGTACTGATCTAAAACTGTGTTTGCGTTGTTGCTACATATGAATGTGTATATGGagcaatttaaatgtaattttaattaattgttttggAACATAGATGAGCTGAAACATAAAAGCAGCCAACAAAATGGCCAGTTTGTGAACACCTTCAATGCTGTTTAAAAAGTATTCCTAGATCCAAGAAGTTGACTGAGAGAATGTCAAATATAAGCTATTTAAGGTTTGTGATGCATGTTAgcatttttatgacatttattattcTAAAGTGTGGAAAGCAGTAATAAGGAACGCGCAAGTGTGTACAAATATTTGACTGGTCTTGTAAAATTATTAAAGTGACACCGATCGACTGTAAagattaaaatatttacttcTAGAAACTGGTTAAACACTGGAAACAATGGCCAGGTCTTCCCAAGCAGAAGTCCCAGCATACACTTGGCAGTATTCAAGTCTAAACTCCTCTGATCCTTCTCCTGCAAAGGGGTGGAACCAAATAACATTTGAAACATTATGAATACAAGTTCACACATCACAATAAAAATACTAAGTTAGAAATTATGGTAGTGAGGTAACAGTCtataaatgacccattattgcCAAGGCACTTAAATCCAGATTGCTCCTGGAGGACCGTTTCGGGAATTAGTGTACCGTGTACTCTATACTCTAAGCAGTCTGAGCTTGAACATTTGATAATGCAAGCACCTGAGGGCAAACATGATTATTGTCTCTACACCTTAACACCATAACAATGCTTTAGGTTCTCTGTGCCTAATATTTAAAAGCAATAATACTCTAAATCACTTCTCTAACAGCCATGAAATATGGTTTCACTGCAAGAGAATGGACTAAGTGCTGAGCTTAAAGATGAGCCTAGACATGAACATTTCGGTTTTATCTAGACAGGATGGATGTCATGTTATCCATTCAAGGTTGCCACAAGCTATTTATTTGTACTCATCCACTTTATTGGCCCTATCGAATGGCTCCTCTAAGAGCTTCACTCAGCAAAGCTTCATTCACTTTACAATTCATACCAAgggagtgaaaaaaaaaaaaaaaaaaaaaaaaaaaaaaaaaaaatcaactatcTGGACAAGAGATACTTCTGCTGAGCAGACAAAGAGGTGAAACAACCTAAAATAGCACCATCTCTCAGGAGTCTCAAGCCCTTGTCTGTTGTAACTGAAGAACTGTGATGAACCCAGCAAAAAAGGATCTAGATGCAGTCAAAGGCAATCATTAATCCAAATAGACTTTTGAAGTGGACGATGATTAGTGTTCATCAATCACCTGTCCTACACACACTCACCCTGGCAAAGTCGAAGGCATATCGGTAAATGAGCTTGAAACTGGTGGCATCGTTGAGGACAGACCTCAGGTAGTCTAGAGAGTTCCTGAGTTTTTCAGTAGAGTCACACCTGCATATGACAGAAGAAGAGGAAAAGTGAAGTTTGGGAAAGGAAGAAGTGTAGAAGCATGGTAGTAGATGTATACAAGTTCCACATTTAGCCAGACATACTGCAATGAGCCCATTCCCTTGAGCCACTCCTGTAAAGTGAAGTAACCCATACTCTGGGCATCAAGCTTCCAGGCCAATACCAGCATCACCACCTACGtacaaatatacattaaaattaGCACT
Above is a window of Megalobrama amblycephala isolate DHTTF-2021 linkage group LG11, ASM1881202v1, whole genome shotgun sequence DNA encoding:
- the dcun1d4 gene encoding DCN1-like protein 4 isoform X3, which encodes MLTVFFLNLTEDVGPETHGTACCSRAMPPRKKRRPTAGDDLSAKKSRQDNVYRKQETLQIQEAEAFSSKRCLEWFYEYAGCDDVVGPEGMEKFCEDIGVEPENVVMLVLAWKLDAQSMGYFTLQEWLKGMGSLQCDSTEKLRNSLDYLRSVLNDATSFKLIYRYAFDFAREKDQRSLDLNTAKCMLGLLLGKTWPLFPVFNQFLEQSKYKVINKDQWCNVLEFSRTINLDLSNYDEDGAWPVLLDEFVEWYKDREMS
- the dcun1d4 gene encoding DCN1-like protein 4 isoform X1, giving the protein MIRCTDAFYFQLNSHLSTLASIHKIYHTLHRLNLTEDVGPETHGTACCSRAMPPRKKRRPTAGDDLSAKKSRQDNVYRKQETLQIQEAEAFSSKRCLEWFYEYAGCDDVVGPEGMEKFCEDIGVEPENVVMLVLAWKLDAQSMGYFTLQEWLKGMGSLQCDSTEKLRNSLDYLRSVLNDATSFKLIYRYAFDFAREKDQRSLDLNTAKCMLGLLLGKTWPLFPVFNQFLEQSKYKVINKDQWCNVLEFSRTINLDLSNYDEDGAWPVLLDEFVEWYKDREMS
- the dcun1d4 gene encoding DCN1-like protein 4 isoform X2; this translates as MHSDASNFQLNSHLSTLASIHKIYHTLHRLNLTEDVGPETHGTACCSRAMPPRKKRRPTAGDDLSAKKSRQDNVYRKQETLQIQEAEAFSSKRCLEWFYEYAGCDDVVGPEGMEKFCEDIGVEPENVVMLVLAWKLDAQSMGYFTLQEWLKGMGSLQCDSTEKLRNSLDYLRSVLNDATSFKLIYRYAFDFAREKDQRSLDLNTAKCMLGLLLGKTWPLFPVFNQFLEQSKYKVINKDQWCNVLEFSRTINLDLSNYDEDGAWPVLLDEFVEWYKDREMS
- the dcun1d4 gene encoding DCN1-like protein 4 isoform X4; protein product: MPPRKKRRPTAGDDLSAKKSRQDNVYRKQETLQIQEAEAFSSKRCLEWFYEYAGCDDVVGPEGMEKFCEDIGVEPENVVMLVLAWKLDAQSMGYFTLQEWLKGMGSLQCDSTEKLRNSLDYLRSVLNDATSFKLIYRYAFDFAREKDQRSLDLNTAKCMLGLLLGKTWPLFPVFNQFLEQSKYKVINKDQWCNVLEFSRTINLDLSNYDEDGAWPVLLDEFVEWYKDREMS